Proteins from a genomic interval of Luteibacter pinisoli:
- the lpxD gene encoding UDP-3-O-(3-hydroxymyristoyl)glucosamine N-acyltransferase encodes MSGNPQYTLAELAERFGLEAHGDPATRVDGVGTLATATATQFTFLSNSKYTSQLADSHAGIVVLNADALPLRNGAALVAKDPYVAYAKIAALFERVPDAPRGIHASAVVAPSARIHPTASIGPCCVIEDGAVVDEGAILGPHCTIGPGCVVGAGSRLVARVTLVIRVTLGKRVLVHPGAVIGSDGFGLAFDRDHWVKLPQLGGVRIGDDCEIGANTTIDRGALEDTVLEEDVRLDNQIQIAHNVHIGAHTAMAGCSAVAGSAKIGRYCLIGGNAGILGHLELADRVTITAKSLVTASIREPGEYSSGSPLQENRQWRRNAARMKHLDEFARRLSALEKDKRQ; translated from the coding sequence GTGAGCGGCAACCCCCAGTACACCCTGGCCGAGCTCGCCGAGCGCTTCGGCCTCGAAGCCCATGGCGACCCGGCCACCCGCGTGGATGGCGTCGGCACCCTGGCCACGGCGACGGCCACCCAGTTCACCTTCCTGTCGAACTCGAAGTACACCTCGCAGCTGGCGGATAGCCACGCCGGCATCGTGGTGCTGAACGCGGATGCCCTGCCCCTGCGCAACGGCGCCGCCCTGGTGGCGAAAGACCCCTACGTCGCCTACGCGAAGATCGCCGCGCTGTTCGAGCGCGTGCCGGACGCCCCGCGCGGCATCCACGCCAGCGCCGTGGTGGCGCCGTCCGCCCGCATCCACCCCACGGCCAGCATCGGCCCCTGCTGCGTCATCGAAGATGGCGCCGTGGTCGACGAGGGCGCGATCCTTGGCCCGCACTGCACGATCGGCCCCGGCTGCGTGGTCGGCGCCGGCTCCCGCCTGGTCGCCCGCGTCACCCTGGTGATCCGGGTGACCCTGGGCAAGCGCGTCCTGGTCCACCCCGGCGCCGTGATCGGCTCGGACGGCTTCGGCCTCGCTTTTGACCGGGACCACTGGGTGAAACTGCCCCAGCTGGGCGGCGTCCGCATCGGCGACGACTGCGAAATTGGCGCCAATACGACGATTGACCGTGGCGCCCTTGAAGACACGGTGCTCGAGGAGGATGTTCGCCTCGATAACCAGATCCAGATTGCCCATAACGTGCACATTGGCGCGCATACGGCCATGGCGGGCTGCTCGGCGGTCGCCGGCAGCGCGAAAATCGGCCGTTACTGCCTGATTGGCGGCAACGCGGGCATCCTCGGCCACCTTGAACTGGCCGACCGGGTTACCATCACGGCGAAAAGCCTGGTAACGGCATCCATCCGGGAACCGGGCGAGTACTCGTCTGGCTCCCCGCTGCAGGAAAACCGCCAGTGGCGGCGCAATGCGGCGCGTATGAAGCACCTTGACGAGTTTGCGCGCCGTCTGTCGGCGCTGGAAAAGGACAAAAGGCAATGA
- the fabZ gene encoding 3-hydroxyacyl-ACP dehydratase FabZ, which translates to MKAAVTLPVDVEQIQRLLPHRYPFLLVDRVTEIDPGKTITAIKNVTINEPFFQGHFPGHPVMPGVLIVEAMAQTAGLLTQITSQVDGAAGSPLFYLVKVDNARFSAVVAPGDQLVMKVSLKRLIRGMGLFEATAMVDGKVVACCELMCAARSDK; encoded by the coding sequence ATGAAAGCTGCCGTGACGCTGCCGGTGGACGTGGAACAGATCCAGCGGCTGCTGCCGCACCGTTACCCGTTCCTGCTGGTGGACCGGGTGACGGAGATCGACCCGGGCAAGACCATCACGGCGATCAAGAACGTCACGATCAACGAGCCGTTCTTCCAGGGTCATTTCCCCGGCCACCCGGTGATGCCGGGCGTCCTCATTGTCGAAGCCATGGCACAGACCGCCGGCCTGCTTACCCAGATCACCAGCCAGGTGGATGGCGCCGCCGGCAGCCCGCTGTTCTACCTGGTGAAGGTGGACAACGCGCGCTTCTCCGCCGTCGTCGCCCCGGGCGACCAGCTGGTGATGAAGGTCTCGCTGAAGCGCCTCATCCGCGGCATGGGCCTGTTTGAAGCCACCGCCATGGTGGACGGCAAGGTCGTGGCCTGCTGCGAGCTGATGTGCGCCGCCAGGAGCGACAAATGA
- the lpxA gene encoding acyl-ACP--UDP-N-acetylglucosamine O-acyltransferase yields the protein MIHPTAQIDPSARIADNVSIGAYSIIGADVVIGEGTSIGPHVVIEGPTTIGRDNRILQFASIGGPPQDKKWQGERTEVVIGDRNLIREFVTINRGTGEGGGFTRVGNDNWLLAYVHIAHDCQVGNHVVFSNYSALAGHAEIGDWTIMSGYSGVHQFCKVGVHAFIGMGCLVGSDVPPFVMMANETRGRPRGINSEGLKRRGFDTSRIAAIKRAYRTLYMAGLPLAEAREQLVGLAETSDDVRQMLEFLDHSERSLAR from the coding sequence ATGATTCACCCGACCGCGCAGATCGATCCGTCCGCGCGGATCGCAGACAACGTCAGCATCGGTGCCTACAGCATCATCGGTGCGGACGTGGTCATCGGCGAAGGCACGAGCATTGGCCCGCATGTGGTGATCGAGGGGCCGACGACCATCGGCCGCGACAATCGCATCCTGCAGTTCGCCTCCATCGGCGGCCCGCCGCAGGACAAGAAGTGGCAGGGTGAGCGCACCGAGGTCGTCATTGGCGACCGCAACCTCATCCGCGAGTTCGTCACGATCAATCGCGGCACCGGCGAAGGTGGCGGCTTCACCCGCGTGGGCAACGACAACTGGCTGCTGGCCTACGTGCACATCGCGCACGACTGCCAGGTCGGCAACCACGTGGTGTTTTCGAATTATTCGGCGCTGGCCGGCCACGCCGAAATCGGCGACTGGACGATCATGTCCGGCTATTCCGGCGTGCACCAGTTCTGCAAGGTGGGCGTGCATGCATTCATCGGCATGGGCTGCCTCGTCGGCTCGGACGTCCCGCCGTTCGTGATGATGGCCAACGAAACGCGCGGCCGCCCGCGCGGCATCAACAGCGAAGGCCTGAAGCGCCGCGGTTTCGACACCAGCCGCATCGCCGCCATCAAGCGCGCGTACCGCACGCTGTACATGGCCGGCCTGCCGCTGGCCGAAGCGCGCGAGCAGCTCGTTGGGCTGGCCGAAACCAGCGACGACGTGCGCCAGATGCTTGAATTCCTGGACCACAGCGAGCGCTCGCTCGCCCGCTGA
- the lpxB gene encoding lipid-A-disaccharide synthase, whose amino-acid sequence MSNPPTIALIAGEDSGDQLGADLLDALRARYPGARFVGIGGRRMMARGFESWFDIRELSVMGFAEVVKHLPRLLKLRKALMRRLLETRPDVTIGIDAPDFNLGVERRLKAAGLATVHYVSPSVWAWREKRAEKIGQSADRVLCLFPMEPPIYAKHGVDARFVGHPLADTFPMVSDRTGARDALGLPHDAPVLAVLPGSRPSEIERFGAIFIEAARQLAGAMPTLRIVVPAANERVHARLAALLAGFPGTPPLLTDGHSHEAMLAADVVLLASGTATLEAMLAKRPMVVGYRVSPTSYRIAKLMRMLKTDVYSLPNILARACGLGQERLVPEFMQDDCTAENLVAATQALLADNERRGRIVAAFEFLHDALRGGLEGHAADHAADAIADFVKAPKA is encoded by the coding sequence GTGTCCAACCCACCCACCATCGCGCTCATCGCCGGCGAAGATTCCGGCGACCAGTTGGGTGCCGACCTGCTCGACGCGCTGCGCGCCCGTTACCCGGGCGCCCGTTTCGTCGGCATCGGCGGGCGCCGCATGATGGCCCGCGGTTTCGAATCCTGGTTCGACATCCGCGAGCTTTCCGTCATGGGCTTTGCCGAGGTGGTGAAGCACCTGCCGCGCCTGTTGAAGCTGCGCAAGGCGCTGATGCGCCGCCTGCTCGAGACGCGCCCCGATGTCACCATCGGCATCGACGCCCCCGACTTCAACCTGGGCGTGGAACGCCGGCTGAAGGCCGCTGGCCTCGCCACCGTGCACTACGTGAGCCCATCCGTGTGGGCCTGGCGCGAGAAGCGCGCGGAGAAGATCGGCCAGTCCGCCGACCGCGTGCTGTGCCTGTTCCCGATGGAACCGCCGATTTACGCGAAGCACGGCGTGGACGCGCGCTTCGTCGGCCACCCGCTGGCCGACACCTTCCCCATGGTCTCCGACCGCACGGGTGCCCGCGACGCACTGGGCCTGCCCCACGATGCCCCCGTGCTCGCGGTGCTGCCAGGCAGCCGGCCGAGCGAGATTGAGCGGTTCGGTGCGATCTTCATCGAGGCCGCCCGGCAGCTGGCCGGCGCCATGCCGACCCTGCGGATCGTGGTGCCTGCGGCCAACGAGCGGGTGCACGCGCGCCTGGCGGCCTTGCTCGCGGGCTTCCCGGGCACCCCGCCGCTGCTCACCGACGGGCACTCGCACGAGGCGATGCTGGCGGCCGACGTGGTCCTGCTTGCTTCGGGCACGGCGACGCTGGAAGCCATGCTGGCCAAGCGGCCGATGGTGGTCGGCTATCGCGTATCGCCCACCAGCTATCGCATCGCGAAGCTGATGCGCATGCTGAAAACCGATGTGTATAGCCTTCCGAACATCCTGGCGCGGGCCTGCGGCCTGGGCCAGGAGCGCCTGGTGCCGGAGTTCATGCAGGACGACTGCACCGCGGAGAACCTCGTCGCGGCCACGCAGGCCCTGCTGGCCGACAACGAGCGCCGCGGCCGCATCGTCGCGGCTTTCGAGTTCCTGCATGACGCGCTGCGCGGCGGCCTCGAGGGCCACGCGGCGGACCACGCGGCCGACGCGATCGCCGATTTCGTGAAGGCGCCGAAGGCGTAA
- the rnhB gene encoding ribonuclease HII — translation MPRKPNITRQLSPDLVVAGVDEAGRGPLAGPVVVAAVILDPARVIRGLNDSKQLDEGTREKLYARIIERARAYSIVFVEREEIDAINIFQATMVGMTRALMGLSLAPTMALVDGNRLPRTLPCTAQAVIGGDATEPAISAASILAKVSRDRHMKALDLLHPGYGFAKHKGYGVPEHLDALGRLGPCDAHRRSFAPVKRWFEPEAAEAPIGDLFAVVG, via the coding sequence ATGCCCCGCAAGCCGAACATCACCCGCCAGCTCAGCCCGGACCTCGTGGTCGCCGGAGTGGACGAGGCGGGCCGCGGCCCGCTGGCCGGGCCGGTGGTCGTGGCCGCCGTCATCCTCGATCCGGCGCGCGTCATCCGCGGCCTGAACGACTCCAAGCAGCTGGACGAAGGCACGCGCGAGAAGCTGTACGCGCGGATCATCGAACGGGCGCGGGCCTACAGCATCGTCTTCGTCGAGCGCGAAGAGATCGATGCCATCAATATCTTCCAAGCCACCATGGTCGGCATGACCCGTGCCCTGATGGGCCTGTCGCTCGCCCCCACCATGGCACTGGTGGACGGCAACCGGCTGCCGCGCACCCTGCCCTGCACGGCCCAGGCCGTCATCGGCGGCGATGCCACCGAGCCGGCCATCAGTGCCGCTTCCATCCTGGCCAAGGTCAGCCGCGACCGGCACATGAAGGCGCTCGACCTGCTGCATCCGGGCTATGGGTTCGCGAAGCACAAGGGTTACGGCGTCCCCGAGCACCTGGATGCCCTGGGCCGGCTGGGGCCCTGCGACGCCCACCGGCGCAGCTTCGCCCCGGTGAAGCGCTGGTTCGAGCCCGAGGCCGCCGAGGCGCCTATCGGCGATCTGTTCGCGGTCGTCGGCTGA
- a CDS encoding molybdopterin molybdotransferase MoeA, producing MALLPLAEAFARYKTSLEPLGTQRVPLELALGAVLAEAPRARIALPRFTQSALDGYAVRSCDGQAPRRVVGLSAAGEPSTASIGAGQAIRIFTGGLLPDGADSVARQEIVDRIDDEITLNDVVAAGEGVRYEGEELSEGTAIAEVGQRISAGMLAAMAMAGVDSVVVRRRPRVAVLVTGDEVVRVGDPLPPAKVYDANGPLLRAWFVENGYGEPMVAYVRDDEAALEEAMSAALDSADLVVTSGGVSVGDRDFVPVVADRLGVHKVFWKVAQKPGKPLWFGVREGKALLGMPGNPAAVLVCLAVHARAVLGHLEGETSVQPAWRQGVLEGAVEADGERDRLVRMRLDMGDAMARLSLLPRQESHMLSNLASAHALVWLPSRDRAFDAGEKVAWIAI from the coding sequence ATGGCCTTGCTGCCGCTCGCGGAGGCGTTCGCGCGTTACAAAACCTCGCTGGAGCCGCTGGGCACGCAGCGGGTGCCGCTCGAACTGGCGCTCGGCGCGGTATTGGCCGAGGCCCCGCGCGCCCGGATCGCGCTGCCGCGTTTCACCCAGAGCGCACTGGACGGGTACGCCGTGCGTAGCTGCGACGGGCAGGCGCCGCGCCGCGTGGTGGGCCTGTCGGCGGCGGGCGAGCCGTCGACGGCATCGATCGGCGCGGGCCAGGCCATCCGTATTTTTACCGGCGGCTTGCTGCCCGATGGCGCGGACAGCGTGGCCCGGCAGGAGATCGTCGACCGGATCGACGACGAGATCACGCTGAATGACGTCGTGGCGGCAGGCGAAGGCGTGCGCTACGAAGGGGAAGAGCTCAGCGAAGGCACGGCGATCGCCGAGGTGGGCCAGCGGATCAGCGCCGGCATGCTCGCGGCGATGGCGATGGCCGGCGTGGATAGCGTGGTGGTGCGCCGCCGCCCGCGCGTGGCCGTGCTGGTCACGGGCGACGAAGTGGTCCGGGTGGGCGACCCGTTGCCCCCGGCCAAGGTCTACGACGCCAATGGCCCCCTGCTGCGTGCCTGGTTCGTGGAAAACGGCTATGGCGAGCCGATGGTGGCTTACGTGCGGGACGATGAAGCCGCCCTGGAGGAGGCCATGAGCGCGGCGCTGGACAGTGCCGACCTGGTGGTGACCAGCGGTGGCGTGTCAGTGGGTGATCGCGATTTCGTGCCCGTGGTGGCCGACCGGCTGGGCGTGCACAAGGTCTTCTGGAAAGTGGCGCAGAAGCCCGGCAAGCCGCTGTGGTTTGGCGTGCGCGAAGGCAAGGCCTTGCTCGGGATGCCCGGTAACCCGGCCGCGGTGCTGGTGTGCCTGGCGGTACACGCACGGGCGGTGCTTGGCCATCTGGAAGGCGAGACGTCCGTTCAGCCGGCGTGGCGGCAGGGCGTTCTGGAGGGGGCGGTGGAGGCCGACGGCGAGCGCGACCGGCTGGTGCGGATGCGCCTGGACATGGGCGATGCGATGGCGCGGCTGTCGCTACTCCCGAGGCAGGAATCGCACATGCTCAGCAACCTGGCGTCAGCGCATGCTCTGGTCTGGCTGCCCTCGCGCGACCGCGCGTTCGATGCTGGCGAGAAAGTCGCCTGGATCGCCATCTGA
- the moaCB gene encoding bifunctional molybdenum cofactor biosynthesis protein MoaC/MoaB codes for MKDVSQKPDSKRVARATATLHAPAHCIALLRSGETEKGDALKTARVAGILAAKRTDELIPLCHPLPIHRADVTYELGETSVRVIAEVETIGPTGVEMEALTAASLAALTLYDMLKPYAEPDELHIDDCRLERKLGGKSHYRRTLARPRSAAVLVLSDTVASGAKPDTAGVLVRDALEAAGFAPVEYTILPDDAPVLGGVLRALRERKVELVITVGGTGLGPRDITVDTVRPMLDVEIPGIMETARAFGQQRMPFAMLSRGVAGYAGDTLMLTFPGSRGGAGDSLAATLPGLIHLIETGRTGGRHPGGYGEAG; via the coding sequence ATGAAAGACGTCAGCCAGAAGCCGGATTCCAAACGCGTCGCCCGCGCCACCGCCACCCTGCACGCCCCCGCGCACTGCATCGCGCTGCTGCGCAGTGGTGAAACGGAGAAGGGTGACGCCCTGAAGACGGCGCGCGTCGCCGGCATCCTGGCGGCCAAGCGCACCGATGAACTGATTCCGCTGTGCCACCCGCTGCCGATCCACCGCGCGGATGTCACCTACGAACTGGGCGAGACGTCGGTGCGCGTCATCGCCGAGGTCGAGACCATCGGCCCCACCGGCGTGGAAATGGAGGCGCTGACGGCGGCCAGCCTGGCGGCCCTCACGCTCTACGACATGCTCAAGCCCTACGCCGAGCCGGACGAGCTGCACATCGACGACTGCCGACTGGAGCGCAAGCTGGGGGGCAAGTCGCATTACCGCCGCACGTTGGCACGGCCGCGCAGCGCGGCGGTCCTGGTGTTGTCCGACACCGTCGCCAGCGGTGCCAAGCCCGACACCGCGGGCGTCCTGGTCCGCGACGCGCTCGAGGCTGCCGGTTTTGCGCCGGTGGAATACACCATCCTGCCGGATGATGCGCCCGTGCTCGGCGGCGTGCTGCGCGCGCTGCGCGAGCGCAAGGTGGAGCTGGTGATCACCGTCGGTGGCACCGGCCTTGGCCCCCGCGATATCACGGTGGATACGGTGCGCCCCATGCTCGACGTGGAAATCCCCGGGATCATGGAAACCGCGCGTGCCTTTGGCCAGCAGCGGATGCCCTTTGCGATGCTCTCACGGGGCGTGGCGGGCTACGCAGGCGATACGCTCATGCTCACCTTCCCGGGCAGCCGCGGCGGCGCTGGTGACTCCCTGGCGGCCACGCTGCCGGGTCTGATCCACCTCATCGAGACAGGCCGCACCGGTGGGCGTCATCCGGGCGGTTACGGGGAGGCGGGCTGA
- a CDS encoding molybdenum cofactor biosynthesis protein MoaE → MDHPVLSHEPVAVEPLLELQSHPECGGLALFVGTVRDHHEGQSVKHLAYTAHEPMAAKVIRAVEADTRERFGVPYVRIVHRLGDLAIGDIAIVCVVRAPHRAEAFEACRYAVDAVKHGAPIWKEEFYTDGSSAFVEGCCIRDDLDESASPRPHRHHSHTSHG, encoded by the coding sequence ATGGACCATCCCGTGCTCTCCCATGAGCCGGTGGCCGTCGAGCCGCTGCTGGAGCTGCAGTCGCATCCGGAATGCGGCGGCCTCGCGCTCTTCGTCGGTACCGTGCGCGACCATCACGAAGGCCAGTCGGTGAAGCACCTCGCGTACACGGCGCACGAGCCGATGGCGGCGAAAGTCATTCGCGCGGTGGAAGCCGACACGCGCGAGCGCTTCGGCGTGCCCTATGTACGCATCGTGCATCGCCTGGGCGACCTGGCGATCGGCGATATCGCCATCGTCTGCGTGGTGCGCGCGCCCCACCGCGCCGAGGCCTTCGAGGCGTGCCGTTACGCGGTGGACGCCGTGAAGCACGGCGCGCCGATCTGGAAGGAAGAGTTCTATACGGACGGCAGCAGTGCCTTCGTCGAAGGCTGTTGCATCCGCGACGACCTGGACGAGTCTGCATCGCCGCGGCCGCACCGCCACCACTCGCACACGAGCCACGGATGA
- a CDS encoding MoaD/ThiS family protein produces the protein MIPIVFELYANLARLAGTAEYRLEVADGARTVGDAVALLGQARPELASSLDRCACVSGDSIVRRADALPADGRIALLPPVAGG, from the coding sequence ATGATCCCGATCGTTTTTGAACTCTATGCCAACCTGGCGCGGCTGGCCGGCACGGCGGAATACCGACTTGAGGTGGCCGACGGCGCGCGCACCGTGGGCGATGCCGTGGCACTGCTGGGGCAGGCGCGACCGGAACTGGCGTCGTCGCTCGACCGCTGCGCCTGCGTGTCCGGCGACAGCATCGTGCGCCGGGCGGACGCGCTGCCGGCCGATGGGCGCATCGCCCTGCTGCCGCCCGTGGCGGGGGGCTGA
- the moaA gene encoding GTP 3',8-cyclase MoaA yields MSPLIDSHGRTKRKLRISLTDRCNFRCTYCMPEHPDWLPRASLLDGGEIVRLAGLFVDQGIDQIRLTGGEPLLRRDLVACVRAINGLRERGLRRLSMTTNASRIAPLAATLVDAGIDDFNVSLDAVDPAVFQKMTKREVAPVLDGIHALMDAGASVKLNAVVVRGDNEGEVVPLLDWAMARGLPLRFIEYMPLDAPGHWRRDAVVSEAEMLAAIGERHALETLPRGSDPASPYRVDGHYPLGIISTVSHPFCASCDRLRLTATGELFTCLFSPVGTPLGTRLREGVDDETLTATVRRAVWLKDAGYASRPGPVERTITMHAMGG; encoded by the coding sequence ATGTCCCCACTCATCGACAGCCACGGCCGTACCAAGCGCAAGTTGCGGATCTCGCTGACGGATCGCTGTAACTTTCGCTGTACGTATTGCATGCCGGAACACCCGGACTGGCTGCCCCGCGCGAGCCTGCTCGACGGGGGCGAAATCGTGCGGCTGGCCGGCCTGTTCGTGGACCAGGGCATCGACCAGATCCGCCTGACCGGCGGCGAACCCTTGCTGCGCCGCGACCTCGTGGCCTGCGTCAGGGCGATCAACGGGCTGCGCGAGCGCGGCCTGCGCCGGCTGTCCATGACGACCAACGCGTCGCGGATCGCGCCGCTGGCGGCGACGCTGGTGGACGCCGGCATCGACGACTTCAACGTCAGCCTGGACGCTGTCGACCCGGCCGTCTTCCAGAAGATGACCAAGCGCGAGGTAGCCCCGGTACTGGATGGCATCCACGCCCTGATGGACGCTGGCGCGTCCGTAAAGCTCAATGCCGTCGTGGTGCGCGGCGACAACGAGGGCGAGGTGGTGCCGCTACTGGATTGGGCCATGGCGCGCGGCCTGCCACTGCGCTTCATCGAATACATGCCGCTGGATGCGCCCGGCCACTGGCGCCGCGATGCCGTGGTCAGCGAAGCGGAGATGCTGGCGGCCATCGGCGAGAGGCATGCGCTGGAAACGCTGCCGCGTGGCAGCGACCCGGCGTCACCGTATCGGGTGGACGGCCATTACCCGCTGGGCATCATTTCCACGGTGTCACATCCCTTCTGCGCCAGCTGCGACCGCCTGCGCCTGACCGCGACGGGCGAGCTGTTCACCTGCCTGTTCTCGCCCGTGGGCACGCCCCTGGGCACGCGGCTTCGCGAAGGCGTTGACGATGAGACGCTCACGGCCACGGTGCGCCGCGCGGTGTGGCTGAAGGACGCCGGCTACGCGTCACGTCCCGGCCCGGTGGAGCGGACGATTACCATGCACGCGATGGGCGGCTGA
- a CDS encoding HU family DNA-binding protein — MAKTTKTAAKKAPAKAPAKAAAKAAKAPAALKPIKDPLSKSSLVSHIVEQSGVDSKSVKAVLASLEGAISASVHKKGAGTFTLPGLLKITSVAVAAKPKRKGKDPFTGEERWFAAKPASVKVKVRPLKKLKDAAA; from the coding sequence ATGGCCAAGACCACCAAAACGGCGGCGAAGAAGGCTCCTGCCAAGGCTCCCGCCAAGGCTGCTGCCAAGGCTGCGAAGGCGCCTGCCGCGCTCAAGCCGATCAAGGATCCGCTGTCGAAGTCGTCGCTCGTCTCGCACATCGTCGAGCAGAGCGGCGTGGACTCGAAGAGCGTGAAGGCCGTCCTGGCCTCGCTCGAAGGCGCGATCAGCGCTTCGGTCCACAAGAAGGGCGCTGGCACGTTCACGCTGCCGGGCCTGCTGAAGATCACCTCCGTTGCCGTGGCCGCCAAGCCGAAGCGCAAGGGCAAGGATCCGTTCACGGGTGAAGAGCGCTGGTTCGCTGCCAAGCCCGCCTCGGTCAAGGTCAAGGTTCGTCCGCTCAAGAAGCTCAAGGACGCGGCCGCCTGA
- a CDS encoding BlaI/MecI/CopY family transcriptional regulator has product MAKKSIGDQELALLQHIEEAPKSSVAEVCAAYGEARGLARSTVLTMMERLRAKGYLTRRKADGAFRYSVTSESGDVMSGAVSRFVERTLQGSVSPFVAWMAERGQVSDTELAELEVLVGQLQSKRKGR; this is encoded by the coding sequence ATGGCAAAGAAATCCATCGGCGACCAGGAACTCGCCTTGCTGCAACACATCGAGGAAGCGCCGAAGAGCTCGGTCGCCGAGGTGTGTGCCGCATATGGCGAAGCGCGCGGCCTGGCCCGCTCCACGGTGCTGACCATGATGGAACGCCTCCGCGCCAAGGGTTACCTCACGCGTCGGAAAGCCGACGGCGCGTTCCGCTACAGCGTCACCAGTGAATCCGGTGACGTCATGAGCGGCGCCGTCTCCCGCTTTGTCGAACGCACGCTGCAGGGATCGGTCTCGCCGTTTGTCGCCTGGATGGCTGAACGCGGCCAGGTGAGCGATACCGAACTGGCCGAACTCGAGGTCCTCGTCGGCCAGCTGCAATCCAAACGGAAGGGACGTTGA